The following are from one region of the Candidatus Obscuribacterales bacterium genome:
- a CDS encoding RNA polymerase sigma factor: MLVSRTFNLIFKQVHFLASEFASSSHDAEDIAQTTLLNFCRHKKAMAAAMRCRAYLRTAVRNTAYDFYSRQNNYNQLVNPQYSFDPVTSCVQVRETTVHYPSQRNDYAVMREEIGAAIKALNKLDPIYREILLLVAQGFRYKEIAERLDIPLGTARSRIHNARRQLTKLID; the protein is encoded by the coding sequence ATGCTCGTTTCCAGAACATTCAATCTAATATTCAAGCAAGTCCATTTTCTTGCTTCGGAATTCGCTTCCTCATCTCATGATGCTGAAGACATTGCTCAAACAACACTTTTGAATTTCTGCCGTCACAAAAAGGCAATGGCTGCTGCAATGCGATGCCGGGCATATTTGAGGACGGCAGTAAGAAATACCGCTTATGACTTTTATAGCCGGCAAAATAATTACAATCAATTGGTCAATCCGCAGTATTCATTTGATCCAGTAACTTCGTGCGTACAGGTACGAGAGACAACAGTTCATTACCCATCGCAACGAAATGACTATGCTGTCATGCGCGAAGAGATAGGTGCTGCTATTAAGGCCCTGAACAAACTAGATCCGATTTATCGAGAAATCTTATTGCTTGTGGCTCAAGGTTTCAGGTACAAGGAGATAGCCGAACGCTTAGATATACCATTAGGAACCGCCAGAAGTCGTATTCACAATGCTCGTCGGCAACTGACCAAATTAATTGACTAG
- the ssb gene encoding single-stranded DNA-binding protein, protein MNNVTLSGHVGQTPQITDFDSGSKVCRFSLAVKNHYRPTEPPMWINIEAWGALAELVVSIITAGREVIVQGDLAIEEYESKKDGKIHTKPVVKLNKFDVCGARPKSAENSTNRQRRKPSKTAAA, encoded by the coding sequence ATGAACAACGTCACTTTATCCGGTCATGTAGGTCAAACACCCCAGATTACAGATTTTGACTCTGGCTCAAAAGTCTGCCGATTTTCACTCGCGGTGAAAAATCATTACAGACCAACAGAGCCACCAATGTGGATCAATATTGAAGCATGGGGCGCACTTGCTGAACTTGTGGTTTCCATAATCACTGCCGGACGAGAAGTCATCGTCCAAGGCGATTTGGCAATTGAAGAGTACGAGTCGAAAAAAGATGGAAAAATCCATACGAAACCAGTTGTGAAACTGAATAAGTTTGATGTTTGTGGTGCAAGACCGAAGTCTGCTGAAAACTCAACCAATCGACAAAGGAGAAAACCATCTAAAACGGCTGCCGCCTAA
- a CDS encoding DNA-protecting protein DprA, translating into MINVGYQLGLPGIDMIQDMQLTNQFADYLKKWNAGLLAKTVLQRQLPHLGSDYEHLFFKGNLDLLKLNVVSVVGTRNPSEEGILRAKKVSSVLCELDIPVMSGLAKGIDTVAHKAALSAGGATIAVLGTPIHKIYPAENKALAAEIADKGLLVSTSTPEEEHGKFLFPRRNRLMAKLSVATIVIEAGPTSGVIHQASECLKQGRKLIFLKSLATNQSLSWVPGFINNGAIVVENADELKSILR; encoded by the coding sequence GTGATAAATGTCGGATATCAATTAGGTCTCCCCGGAATTGATATGATTCAGGATATGCAATTGACCAATCAATTCGCTGACTATTTAAAGAAGTGGAATGCGGGACTACTGGCAAAGACAGTATTGCAGCGTCAACTCCCGCACTTAGGTTCAGACTACGAACACTTGTTTTTTAAGGGCAACCTAGATCTCCTGAAGTTAAATGTGGTTTCCGTGGTCGGTACAAGGAACCCATCGGAAGAAGGAATTTTGCGGGCCAAAAAGGTCAGTTCTGTTTTGTGCGAGTTGGACATTCCTGTTATGTCCGGTTTGGCCAAAGGCATCGACACCGTTGCCCACAAAGCCGCCTTGTCCGCAGGTGGGGCAACAATTGCGGTTTTGGGAACACCAATACACAAGATTTATCCGGCTGAAAACAAAGCTTTGGCCGCCGAGATTGCCGACAAAGGGCTACTTGTAAGTACAAGTACACCGGAGGAAGAACATGGCAAGTTTCTCTTTCCCAGAAGAAATCGATTGATGGCCAAACTGTCTGTGGCAACAATTGTCATAGAGGCTGGACCGACCTCTGGGGTGATCCACCAAGCATCGGAATGCTTAAAACAAGGCAGAAAATTGATTTTTCTGAAGTCGCTTGCCACTAACCAATCATTGTCCTGGGTGCCCGGCTTTATTAATAATGGCGCCATAGTTGTGGAAAATGCTGACGAGCTCAAAAGCATACTTAGATGA
- a CDS encoding nucleotidyltransferase domain-containing protein, translating into MDTTEKSHIHQLTDLFLAVIRQPENVLDLVGFLNKFLAEEVVGIIIYGSRAKGTQSEASDLDALVTIAEGNSTGIWDDSTAIALDIYVEPQDKVLDSPRTSWNHLAGGELLFDKSGKLTPFLSELNELLPPPPISSEERVRLQVWSRRMLRRIRLALEQQDRTLAHFYVAQLQTQLIPLYFQLRGKWFRSSKEAFTYLQQNEPQLSQAMELLTLCVQETEIVNQSLEKVVEITFSENLN; encoded by the coding sequence ATGGATACAACCGAAAAATCACATATTCATCAACTGACGGATCTCTTTTTGGCTGTGATCAGACAACCAGAAAACGTGTTGGATCTGGTTGGTTTTCTGAACAAGTTTCTTGCTGAAGAAGTAGTCGGCATCATTATTTACGGGTCCCGCGCAAAAGGCACCCAATCCGAAGCGAGTGACTTGGATGCCTTAGTCACTATTGCTGAAGGCAATAGCACTGGTATTTGGGATGACAGTACCGCCATAGCATTGGACATTTATGTAGAGCCTCAAGACAAGGTTCTGGACTCTCCACGAACTAGTTGGAATCACCTGGCTGGTGGAGAATTGTTGTTCGATAAATCAGGCAAGTTGACTCCATTCCTGTCTGAGCTTAATGAACTGCTTCCTCCTCCGCCAATTTCATCAGAGGAACGAGTTCGTCTACAAGTTTGGAGCCGTCGAATGCTACGCCGAATAAGGTTGGCACTTGAGCAGCAGGATCGGACACTGGCACACTTTTATGTGGCACAACTCCAAACCCAACTCATTCCACTGTACTTCCAGTTGCGCGGCAAGTGGTTTAGATCATCCAAAGAAGCATTTACATACCTGCAGCAAAACGAACCACAATTATCACAGGCAATGGAGCTGCTCACACTTTGTGTGCAGGAAACTGAAATCGTCAATCAGTCGCTGGAAAAAGTCGTGGAGATTACCTTCAGCGAAAATCTCAATTAA